From the genome of Salvia splendens isolate huo1 chromosome 7, SspV2, whole genome shotgun sequence:
AGAATCAAACGCTCTATAATTTTTTATGTGTCGCCCTGTCATTTTGTCGTATTTTTCCCATTATCCAATTTTCTAGCTATAGGAGATAAGGGTAAAGAGAACATTATTATCCAGGATACAAATAGTAACTCCCTACAATGCATGCATGCTGATCCACCATATACTTAGACGGACCGTACAATTTTGAGTTTATTTGATCATGTAATCCTTTAAATGCTCAATACTGTGCATTGTCAATCAATGTATCACTATGACATTGACCCTGTATTCGGTTTAATACTAAAAGCTCTGACcactctcgtatgccgagttATGAGTAATTCTTGGATATTATCTCCCCATGACATTGCTCATTTCTTTACTTGGGAATTGTCTTGTCTGGATCTCTACTACATTGGTTTTTGTGATTGCCTCACTTGGGAATTGTGCCACCTACTTAATGAATAGCAAAGGCAGCCCAAATATCACTTGGACATTTGATGTCAACTATGTAAATGTGGCAGCAGGCTCCATTTATGGATATGCGCTCATTGTTCCGCTGGGATACTACTTGGGTGCAATTGTCAGCCTCGTACGTTTTTGGTTCTTGTGGGGATATTcccttttcattttcatcttgaCTTCTGTAAGTATCTGTTATATTAGCATTTTTTGGTATAAGTTCTAACAATTGCTTATTTCCCTGAAATACTGCTTCAACCCTTTTCCATGAGAGTTTTACATTCATATTTGCTGATTTTATCTGATATTATAGAAATTTAATTGGTTATTCACAGTGTCTATTCACAATAACCATAAAACTGCAAACATGTTACAAACTTGTAATTACACTAATAATCTTCTTACAGGACATACCTCTTTTCCCATTTCCCCTACtccttttctctctttcttttcttcactCTTGGAATGCCTTTTGAGCCTCACTGGTTGATGAATTATGTAAGCAAAGTTTAATACCTGTCCTGGTTGAATGAGAAGATGGACTTGATAGAACGTCATGTATGACAGTTATATGCTTCTAAACACGTAATAGATGACACAAGCTTGTGCTGCTTGAAACATTTTATTGGCCGCATTTTGGTTTTCATCAACTGTCTCCCCATGGTTGTTTTCTTCTACATACAATATCTTATGCTGGTTTTTCATTGCCTGTCTGTTCAGTTTCTGTTGCTGATTCCCCTTGAATTTCTTCGGTGGATTGTCATATTGATTACTGGTGCTGCATCAGCTAGCTTTGAGAGTTTGAACCTCAAGAATTATGTACAAACCACTGATACTATGATTGTGGTTGTCTCAGCATTCGTGCTGCCAATGGGCTTGTCGATCTTCATCAAGATGTGGTTTTTCCCCTAACTTGATACTCAAGTACAGTAAGATGTCGTTCTTTTTATGTTCGATTCTTGTAAGCAGTGGTGTCATGTATACATATTCTCAAATGCTATAAAATTTGGTTTCTAGTTATCTTTCTTGCATATATTAGTAGTTGTTATTTTGGACAGCTCTATATCTATGCTAATTTTCAACTCCCTAAAGCATCTCTTTAGTCATTTACTAACCCCCTTCTTTTGGGGTGTGTGGATTATGGATATTCACTGTTTGAACCTTTCCCTTAAAAACATTGAACTAAAGTTTTTGAGCATTTGAATctctaaaataatactactatccCCCTTCGAGTATGGTGAGGAAGAAGGGCACAGATTTTAAGTGGAGATGGATCTTACACTACACATTCGGTGTTGATCAAAATATAAAGAATTGGTTCTCGAATGGATACACAACTTACAGAAATGGTAACAAGATTACACTGATCGTCAATGGATGGAGCAATACATTGTTACATTGTTATTAGGTGTTATTTTGGACATCACCACAAATGCAACCTTTGATTAGGAGTCCAAAGAATATCCACCAAGAAAAATCAGTTTTCAGTATCTAATCATATTAACTATAGTTCTGTGATTCATTTGAATAACTTAACTTCATATGCAGCTCAATTACTAAAATTGAACCAGCAATTTCCATTCAGGGTAATATGCCAAATGCAATTATTCAGCAAATATCacttcataaaaaaacacaaatccCATATGTAGTTCTGGCAAATCATAATAAGTTTATAGGCTTAAGTACCAAGCAAAATTAATAGGGCCAAATCAGATGAAAGTAGAAAATTCATGGAGTGATCTTGAATCCCCAGCCACACTGCTTATCTAATCTCCAAAGCTTAAGCCTCAACAAACTTCTGAAGATTCTCCAGCCACGCGACGTACTCCCTGCTGTCCTTGTTAATCATGTACTCGTGCAAGAAATTTGTCGTGCTCGGCTTGATTCCTCTGATTTCAAGAAACTTGTGGAAGGATTTCTGCAGATTCTCATCCAAATCCCTGAAAAATCAACCACCGCGACATCAGACATTGCAATGAAGTACGACAACAACCAAAAAAAGCATACCAtccaatatataaatattgagTGGAAGTAAAACTCACCCAAAATCAGGTCCTTCATAGGCTACTTGCTCCTCAGAGGTGTTGGGATCCTTGATGCTCAGGCTATCAATGGCAATCTCATCAGCATAAGCAGTGCAAGTAAACTCTAGGCTCGGCCCATTTTGCTTGGAGACTCTAACAACCAATGGGATACAAGATTGGCTTCCCTGCTCATCATCTTGAGCATCACCGTCATCGTCTTTCTCATTCTCATCCTCCTCCCCACTGATGTCAGGCATGTGGACTTCGACAGAAATGCTTTCTCCGTTGTAGTCACGGAGCAGTGTTATAGTCTGCTGTCCAGGGTGGTCTTCAATTTTAAAGGGGAAGCCTTCAGGAACCTCCACctacaaaaattgaaatcaacGTAACAGAAAATTTAAGCTCATAAGCTTCAGTAATGATCTTCAACATCAAATTGACAGATGAAGCCTTctcacatactccctccgttccgcctTAATAGAAGTTAAAGCAGAGAAAtaatctctcttcttttactctttctccactttaactatttattactagtattatttttccaaaaatgaaactaactctattaacatggaacggaggcaGCACTGACAATACGAGAATTGCATATCACATAACTGAAGATAGATCATAGATAGCAAGAATGGCAGGGTTTAACGTCGCCATTATTTGGGCAAAATCGGAAAGAATACTGTCAAAGATCTGATAATATAACTATTATAACAACTAAGCAggttaattttatcaaaatacaAAGGAAAACTagagaaattaaataaaaaattgggagATTGAAACAAGCAACAGCTGAACAAACTCAAACTCAACATTTCAGTAGAATGGAAGTCAAATAAATCAGATTAATCATCGATTTAAAAGAGATTATAAATTATTCCTGTGAATTTAAGCTAAACGAAACAATAGAAAGGAAAAATGAAAGGGTTGAAACCTCGTCTTCTTCCTGGGTGTCAATAGCACATTGAATCTCGGATTTGATAACCCGGACGAGCGACTCATCCGATTTAGGCTTGGTAGAGTAGTGATGGGCTACCGAAGGAAATACCCTAGGGAAGAAATTGAGTGAGGGTTGGGTGACGGCGGCACAACAGGGGCAGGCTGCGCCGTGGTGGTGGTGAAGGTACCTCTGACTTGCGGCGGAAGCCCTGATTGCCAGAGGTACGACTCGCGAAGCTGCTCTGCGGATAACGTTGTTTAGGGCCATTTTtcgtagagagagaaagagagagggggGTGGCTTGGTGGAGTGACGGAAGGAGCTCTTTATCGAGGGTTTTAGGGTTTAAGGATTTTGTTGGGATTtgatttcattatttttgtttttaatttttataatcttTTTAGCGCCGGTAAAATGagattatcatttttttatttgaaaaattatcACTGACTCGagaaatatttgttttctttagAAAATGAATCCACAACCCCATCTTAACCATTTAATTTCTATATAATTTATGAGTcgcataattttacttcatcTTTTAATAACCGACAACATTGGGAATCTGTCATCGCTTTATTATTTCTTCTCtgccattagcaatggggcacTATAAGGCGCGCCTTATGGCGTCatgtcatcagttttatcctcctacccccacctgcaatggggcgccctaaggcgcgccctatatgttattaatttaaatgttatattattgttttgttaattaatgtaaatgttttaaaaaatgtaatgcaaactaaattaaaaaatacaacgattaactaaaaatCAGCGAAGATTGCATTCattaaacaaaagttacacgTTTTGAGTTGGCTAAAATCTACGCAATTCTCAACTTCCGgcgcaactcatcgatcaacccccggtgatattcggcttcggcggggtccgtacacttcttgagcattttgtgcgtctgcaacaacatcctcgccatcgaggctgttagaaatgaaggtggggtaggggtatttatacaaaaaatagaaaacgcgtgccatcgtccgccgatccaGCAATGGgggcccgatggcgcggacgatggcctatcgtccgcgtcaTCATCCGCCGatcccacaatggcgcggatgatagcccatcgtccgcgacatagggcgcgccctatggatCGGCCGCGGACGAAGGggacggacgatggcgggcacccacaatggggacatcgtccgcgcccgaggacgatggacgtcatagggcgtgccatcggacgccccattgcgggtgctctaagtcCCACTATTTAAATTCttcaattaaaaattgcaacta
Proteins encoded in this window:
- the LOC121742557 gene encoding uncharacterized protein At2g39795, mitochondrial-like, producing MALNNVIRRAASRVVPLAIRASAASQRYLHHHHGAACPCCAAVTQPSLNFFPRVFPSVAHHYSTKPKSDESLVRVIKSEIQCAIDTQEEDEVEVPEGFPFKIEDHPGQQTITLLRDYNGESISVEVHMPDISGEEDENEKDDDGDAQDDEQGSQSCIPLVVRVSKQNGPSLEFTCTAYADEIAIDSLSIKDPNTSEEQVAYEGPDFGDLDENLQKSFHKFLEIRGIKPSTTNFLHEYMINKDSREYVAWLENLQKFVEA
- the LOC121810514 gene encoding protein YIPF1 homolog, with translation MQHIPSSHFVGSVPAVVSEDKKTTNSEVPGANLQLFPPNVNSQGYQTVGAPSVEKQMKQSTNNWKGAFSIYSYTLSLILGYYLPMTLLISLLGNCLVWISTTLVFVIASLGNCATYLMNSKGSPNITWTFDVNYVNVAAGSIYGYALIVPLGYYLGAIVSLVRFWFLWGYSLFIFILTSFLLLIPLEFLRWIVILITGAASASFESLNLKNYVQTTDTMIVVVSAFVLPMGLSIFIKMWFFP